The sequence below is a genomic window from Mercenaria mercenaria strain notata chromosome 14, MADL_Memer_1, whole genome shotgun sequence.
TTAGGATCGACATCAACATGATTATgaaccattttataaaataaaaccaacCTACTATACTTCCTTCTGGATTGGAGGGAATTCCAACTTAAACTGGTTAGGATATTTGTGACCGTGCCCGGGGTCTTGCTATAATTATTTACTACAAATCTCGCAGCTTGCCtctgaatattttctaatttatctaTATCCTTCTGATGGTAAGGATCCCAAACACTATACACTAAAGTTGGTCTAACAATGGTGTTATAGGCAGCTGTTTTGGTACTGCTTTTAGCAGAATGTATATTACGTTTTAAGAAACCAAGACTTTGACATGCTTTactagatattttgtttatatgaggGGACCAAGATAAGTTAGATGTTAGGGTCTACATCTAGGTAAGTAGCTTGACTGACAACAGACAGAGGCTGATCGTGTAAGGTATAGACAGTATTTACTGGTTTTCTGGATCTAGAAACATGCATAATATGACATTTGCTCACGTTAAAAGACATCTTCCATTTCTGCTCCCATAATAACAGACAGTTAAGGTATTGTCGAATACCTCTTGTGTAAAACTAATCAGTTGTGTTTCACAACTGTGCTTTGACGTGAAGCCATGTTGATACTGGCTGAGGAGATCATTTCTGTGAAAGGTGGACATGATATTTAAGACAAGAATATGTTCCATCAATTTAGCGGCAATACATGTAAGGGATATGGGCATTGAATTTTGATCCATTCTTTAACATAGATTCCATATAGAGCCTGTTTTGATATATATGATTGTGTAGCAGTTTACCTAAATCTGCATACTCTTATCTCAAACTAGATAATTAATGGTGGCATGATCGAGAATTTTAAGTCCCGAAAAAAGGCTGAGAGAATCGAAATGGAGTAGCGGTTGCAGTTAATGATGCGTAACTTTCACACATAAAAGTtaagctttttttctttttctacagcAGTATAGATAAAGTAATTGATGTGAATATATATCTatgaaaatctgatattctaaaaaatgtcgaaattatgtttgaagagagACAGATTTAGTGGTATTGAACCTGCAATTTTATTATTCTTTCCCATGACGTGTTATAATTACGATACACAATCAAAATGGCTGGCGAAGTAGTCGTAGATGCGCTGCCTTATTTTGATCAAGGTTACGATGAAACTGGAGTCCGTGATGCGGTAAGTACATTGCTTAAAATTTGAATGAAATGATGCATTTTATATATCTAATACATTTTTAAGGATAAATCGGCGATATTCTACAGTATTGACCCTGAAACTGTAAGTCGCCtgaaggctgaacaccactaaatccggctgttctttatttcatataaaatccactgaTTTCATAACGGTTTTCCGACATTTTCTAGCATGTCAGATTTTCAGAGGGGGAAAgggacttatattcccataaagaactatatctctacttgagaaaaacaaaaagaaaaggggctGTTAACttttatacagtgaaacaccgctcgctggagcatcgatgactcgagcacctgggctcgctcgagcaattcatgtggtcccagccgatttccttctattttctatctgAAATTACCacggctgggtcgagcatcgataactcgatcgctcgagcatgacacctggtccctgtgtattaatttactctttgttgcttctggcaaactTAGCAGAGGTGTCGAAATTTTTTGCAGCTTTGGCgttcagaatgtatcggttaattaaaattGTTCGCACGTCGTGAAAATTGCGTTGTCTATTCCCTGActgtcttaaatgtttgtttgtcggtatatttgatctgataatgagattaattaccgtagatacccatgtataatgcgcagtttttttaccctCGGGACCACCCGCGAATCGTGGGTGTGCATAAtatacaggtatagacaattttctaaCTTCAAAACAAGTCTGTTACCGATGTCCGCCATTtttgtaaagggaaactactccccgcgcttactgtcaccgctaaaatctaagattgccgttacgttccgtaaaagatcgatggtttatttatctttcaaacaaaattaatttcatataaatttaaaagtattttgatgaaagaaatgtttataaatcacaaaaattattatactaattaaagattgagaattatctttaaccgagatcaaactgtgaacaacataattgacaggaggtgacacgttaattgccggtaattattggctatttgtttgtgacaaaaagaccttttgttattggtttgaattgagaagctcatgtcattttgaaaaataccattacgaaatattaaatcagctgctgtttatttattcaaaatagttaattaaaaaggtaaaacaacaaataaaacaatattttattggttttattttcgagaaaacaaaaatcgatagtactgGAGACCGCTACTGCTCTCcaccgcggagataaaatttattaccggtgtcgatgtaaactctactttcgttttccatccacctcaaaattgaccaaaaatgttttttttcccaggatttcgGGCCAAAATCGGggatgcgcattatacacgggtgcgcattatacatgggtatctacagtattgatgaaaggttaaagaaaagttttattgatcaaatattgatcaattgctatttgctttagattaaagcaaacatgttattacttattacatcatagataacgtttgtgatactgttttttttaaatgtcacgggTTTGTTATTATCatgcatcaccgtttcctctgcaaatggtacCGATGACAATTGatacaataaaacttcaatttttcttGGTATGTTggttcaaagagctataaaataaacagatcggcaacttgaaaggcatatagagtaaatctcgccaacatctcgtgacaactgaatgagatctcgttgtaagcgtctgttcatcatgattgatcaagtcagcaaacgctttgaaataaggttactttcggatcatttgtttatcatgataatggtgcatttttaatgttattagtattttctagacggggaaggaatgaatttatgattgaaagtctgagaaatcaacagttttcgtttgaaaaaggACTCAAATTGGTTTATTACGTGCCGGGCGTACCAacagttttatacttcagtaagcgtctgttgatttgatcatgattgatcaagtcggcaaacgctttaaaataagataacacgctaacacgagatgacgcgggattatcccaagttgccattctgtgtattttatagttctttggttggtcaatgtttgggtcgctcgagaccatggataactcgagcattttgctcatccccttgcgacctcgagcgagcggtgtttcactgtataagaaaactaaagttcgttcaggggttccatttgacccgggaccccgggtccggacccgggagattttcaaaagacgctcaaaggacccggcagaatacttgcctgtgcgtccttcgggacccgggggcattttcctttgataatcctttctcttatcattaatttccttgagtaaaactatttccaggatagacacgtgtattcaaaataaacactcgcggtcatgctctcctgcctttgatctctgcCAAAAAGCTATATACTTCTTTGTCTCTGCTAAATCcagccctttctcctgtagacatgcctcgctgattttttatcagcaagttacgtcacggtgagtgcacataggtaacaagaaatcaatgaagtgttgaaattaattgataaagcgaatcctgtgtactgtcaaaaaaggcgccaattattaaattatcgtaagcagctgattatcgagcatgtgaaaagtgccttgcaagattttttcatgccaactttaaattagaccattgtttagtgatcatatcgtaatttcaacaagaaacttcacaaattttgatgaatttcgaaagcaaaaataagtttagaatgtccgttcatgggtctaattacacccgatgtcatatgcatatttccaaaattcctaaaaaaaaacctgactttcaatgcagttttttatgataagtagcatcattatttcaggaactatcgctgatttagcttagtttgccaaatagactgagcaaaaactactttctgatgacattctgaaagtgtaacagtattcggatagtacattttggatacatttttctagagtgttatagcactgttctgttattaaaaatgaaatgaaatattgaagaaaaacctaattaaaataacatgaactttgataaatattagtttacactATGAGACTATATGATCTgagactgacatttttattatgctgtaacatgatcttgggtttattgtttcttaggtaaagatctacgtattactgaataaaaaaaatatagtaaattatattgacgtgttgggacaggactcctgtattttggaaaaggacccttcaaaatttgggcccaagggtcctgggactcttgggttttcgggtctagtggaacccctggttcgttaaatacaacccgctgaatttcaggggtcaaatttaatattttctactAGCTAAAGTTAGCTAACGGTAGTgccttttttttattatattttaaataatacatgTTCTAGCTGTTTCTCGTTTATTTCGTAGGAATCGATCAGAAatcgtgtttgtttacatgtataGAAATGACGTCAAAAACGTCATGGATTGACAATCATGGTATCTAGTGaaactttttatcatttctttgctatttgagggattttaatgaaattaaaagtgTTAACGCTTCGATTTATGCTTTCAAGTGGCGACCACAAAGAGCAAAACCGTGATCTGATCGATTCTTGCAGCAGTGTTCTTGTTTGTTCACTGTTCAGCATGATGTTTTTGTTCCGTTGGGGACCTTAAGGCTCTTGAATATCCGACGTTAATTTCACGCCTACCATCGTAAAGGTCATCCAATCAGCTTTCttgttacataaattattttaatattcattaGAATCTTGTAACTCGCATTTTGATTTGAAGAAGGTACCTGACGAGTGCAACGCCTCTTTAGTGGGATTATCGGCAACTTGTTAGAAAATGTCATGCTGCTCTGAATAAACCAAGCCTTTGGTCTCAGTGGGGTATACAGCTGGAAAACGATTTATATAGCCATATGGAACATTTTATGACCGTTTGAAACATGTTTGTTTCATTACTGTATCTttacaaatattgattttatggccaaaaaaGTACAGTGACCCATGAAAATTAGGAAATTTCCAGATTAATGAAGCCTGATTAGCTTATCAGCTGTGGTTGctacttatatacatatataggcctattaagtaaaatgtttggttatgtgtctagcacctgtggcGGTTACTGGCTTTTCATCATGAATCATCATGTTTTTTTGGCGTACTGACCTCGTCGGTTTTGTCAGCTGCCTACATCGTCCATTTCCAAAAATTGGTAATTTTCATcgacattttttttcacattttgggATTCCAGTAGACTAATTATAGTTACTAAATTTTAAGAATCAGTCAAGAGTCCTCTATACCTAAAAAATGTCATTTACCGGTCAACGTATCTGTCCTTGTATTCCGAAATGATTTACACTGGAAACGGTTACTTCATACACCTATTTGAACTTATTTTACGACTGTGAACTTTAATTATTGTACAGTCATATTTTTCTTTAGGAATATAATTTGCCTGGCATTTCATTGACTCGCTAAAATAAGCAAGTGCTTTTTCAGGCCACTAGCTATTCTAAATTTCCACTGTGTGTCTAAATTTGAACTCTGAATTTACTCCTTTGCCTCtctcaatttctcttttcgagacattaaattctttcCCTGATTCTTACGctgccatttttacctagcatacGATAGCAACCTTCCGATTTTGATAGAATGCTACCAATACATACTGAAAAGGGCTAGagtaaaagaaaaacacaatACTGTTGGAAAGAGCTGTCCACCAGGGATTTTGTGAAGTATCAGCGTTGAAGTTGACTGTTGAGAAAGAGCACAAGGGAGAAAGATTAGCACtgtttatatttggactacttgtgactagaccagctGTGGCTTAcattgatttggtagtgatctgcctaGAACCAAAAGTTAGCATTTAGCCTGATGAGGTCAGGCAATGCTATTGATTTTTCCATAGGCTCCAGTTATGAGGAATGAACATGTTTCTTTTCGTTGTTTTAAACTTGCTACAAACAACATTAACCGATGCGTGCATAATTATCTAATCAGCTGGGTAATTAAACTTGTCAGGTAATCCAATTGTACAATTAATTTAACCCCCAAAATGTCACTAGCTGCTCAAATTGTCATACAGGTCAAATAAACAACACATATGTATATTCGATCACGCGCGACCTTTACCTTGCATCGATTTTTCTGTTGCACAGTCAGTGGAAGAAATTTATGTTAGTGAGGAAGGTCAGATAGCTGattattttcattgtattttttgtTGGCACCACTGAAATTcgccaattgaagatttttagctccagaatttgtttttaattgcATTTGGCAACCAACAGCGGGAACCCTGTTTAAAGGTCATCTAAGGTCAGGGTCATACTGTACTTGAGACTAAAAATTGATAATTCATTCTTGTATGCCAGGTGATCATGGGGGTGTGGCATAGAGCTTTGTgttttatggacagctcttgttaactttagGATGTGACGGATAATGTATAATATTACGTAACTGGTTTCAGGCTCTTGCCCTTGTAGAAGAGGAGACCAGAAGATACAGACCTACCAAGAATTACCTAGAATACCTCCCATCAGCACAGTATAATCAGTTTGAGGTATGCAAGTCTATATTAAAGTATCTTGTTCTATTCATGCTGTCTtgtgatatttttaaatctgttttatGATAAGAAATTAAATAGAATGTATGGGCTGCAGTTAGCCTCCAATTCCGATGACAAATAGTATACTCCCTACCTCCCCCTCCCAGGATAATTGCAattccaaatttaaaatttaaaaacccaaaaaactttgTGTGAAAATGCAGGTTTGCATTATAACAATAGATTACCTTTTGTCATGAACCTTATTGAAAGCTAACACTATCTTTATACGGTGACTATCTATAGTTCATTAATTTCACTTACCTCGAAGAAAAAAGCTAATATGTGTGTTAAACAACAccttattttcttgttttaaactttacagttTAAACATTTAGTCCTAGTCAGCACCATCAGTGTTATTGACAAGCTTTTCAGCcatgttaaagttttaaattgaCAGTATTAGAAAATCATTAAGCAATGAAATGTGGAATTTTATCTAGGGAAAATGCTGTTTAACtaaatttacatgtacatgtattttccaCAAAgtgtttataatttgaatttctttATGGCACTTAATCGAAGTTAACAATGATCAGAAATattaacccatatcatgctggacatgattggttctgcctttgcgaccagtgtagatcaagatcagcctgcacatctgtgcagtctgatcatgatctgcactgttcgccattcagtcagtactttgtttggtatgcaccccttttaacagctaatggttctgtccaaattgaaagatggacaagttcatagtAGAaaagcagggtaaggattaataaGTAAGTTCACAGTAGAATGTAAAGAGTAGCTTAATACGTTTGTCTGTTTTGTACAGACAGAAATTATGAAGACGGAGTTTGAGCGTCTGCAGACACGTTTACCTATGGAGATGATGAACATGAAGCGTTACGAGTTACCACAACCTCCTGCAGGTAAAATGACAGATGTCTCGGCATGGAACGAGTGTGTAGAAAATTCACAAGCGCAGTTAGAGCATCAGGCATTAAGGTTTGTCGCAACTTGTTCGCTCTCTTTTATGTAGAAATAGTATCATCTCAAGCTTAAGGCGTCAATGTTTGTAAGGTTGCAGACCAGTTTAACCCAGATGCCAGTCTGTATCTGAAATAATATCCACAGGATAATCTTAATTCTTCCTCCATTGAAAGCTGAAAAGTGGCCAGAATAGCTTAATTGTGTCAGTGTtgcataaaatttaacaaaaacatacAAGCTGAAATTTTGATAAATCGTTGGACTGTATTGCACAGGTGGCCATTGGTACAGAAATAGTTAATTTagcttttgatattttgcaagATATAATGACCAAAAAGTgttaactgtaaaaaaaatgaaaaagtcaacaatTTTCATAATAAATGATGGGTTTATTTCCTGACTCATTCCCTCTTTATTTCTCAGTATCATATAGTACTGTAGAAATGAAATCACCACAACTGTAAGAGAGTACCTTTAAAAAAGATCAAATGTAGCATCAAGTCATTTGCATAGTTTCCTGTAGGCATTTTGAGTACATGATTACACTTTTTAAAGCAAAGTACAGAATATGCTGTTGTATTATGGGTACTTACCGGTACATGTCACTAGAACTAAGATGGTAGCTCAGATTTTCTTGAAATGCGAAACAGAGCACAAACAAAAATAGAGATATTTGCTGAAGATGTTTGTAGATCAGTATACGCTAACCAAGTTAGTTCATTTCTGGTGCTGGTTTGGTACATGAGTGGTCAGATTTTAGGTTTTCGAGTTTTGCAGTATTTATGCTTagaagtacatgtatacagtattttCTCACTTATATTggtatttattgataaaaatttgccCAGAATTAACCTTAGTTGAGACAAAATCCTTTTGTAGTTCAACCCTCTGAAGGTAAACTTACTACCTGTAACATTAACTGAGGATGTATTCATATTTACAGGAGCgtaaaagttgcaaaatgtaacaaGATTTTAGATGCTAATAAAGGCAATATGGATTGAAAACATCATACAATTAGAGAACAGGTTAAGTTTGTGTCTAAAAGGAttcaaaacttgtttattttttggtgcAAAGGAATATTGTTGATACAAACATTTTCTGTTCTTTCTTTTTCTCAAGAATACTGAATTTAGATTTACTACAAGATTATGGAAGCAATGCCTGGAAGAATTACAATGACACACTTGTCAAGTTGTTGGAGCAGGCACAGAAACAACTAGCAGATCTCAAGTAAGCTTATAATTTACGCAAGTTTGCTCTTTCCACACATAACTAGCAGATCTCAAGTAAGCTTATAATTTACGCAAGTTTGCTCTTTCTACACATTACAGTGGAAGTAACTTGTAAAAGGTTCTCTTTCTTCTTTGAATTCCATTGTTCATGGTTTAAAGTcttgttaagtttccttttttTGCACCCGGTTTGAAAAGAAAACGTGATGGCACatgcgtctgtctgtccgtctatcATAATTCATGTCCATAGCATaattttataaccattaaaggtattgactttaagcttggcatataggtagatggtgatCAGACAATGTGCAGAGCCCTTAAAatggctctgtaggtcaaaggtcaagatcacaaattGTGCTAAAAGGTCACAACTGTCCATCATATTTGTGTCCAGAGAATAAccaaataaccatgcaaggtattgacttcaaacttggtatattggtaggtggcgatgagacgatatgcagagcaCATAAGtagggtctgtaggtcaaaggtcaaggtcacaaattgagttcaaagatcaaatctgtctgtcatttGGAAGACAGGTATTTTTTGGACTATAATAAGCTCAACATGCATATGACTTCGTAAAAACCGTAGAATGCTGAAATTGggtatgtaaaatatataattggaTGATGGATACTACAGGTCGACTACTTTaatgaacaaatttatttttctttagaaagaAGATACAAGAGATTAACTGGCAgagaaaaaatgaacaaacagaGGCAGGTGCTAAATTGAAGGATTTAGAAAACAGGTAAAGATCTTCGTTATGTGCACAAGGAAATATAGtgccacatttttagctcgactattcaagaaTAGTCCAAGCTATTGTACTTACCCTGGCGTCAATGTCACCGTCACACCTTGGttatagttttgcatgcaattATGTATAGTTCTCATTTcaaggctttgaaacttattttttctttttctaggtcaattaccaacctcactgggtcaagtcccataactctgacaagtattatggccaaattatgcccccttttggacttagaaaatcctggttaaaattttgttcgcaagttactatctccaaaactaatgcagatattgaattgaaactaaatgtgtcttcgggttaaaaaactaggtgatagcatcaagtcccatagctctgacataCATTTagagtaatattcctgcttctgggacaacactTTGTATTGtggagcattggctgtcttacagacagctcttgtaaaatatgttggcataaaaatttcaagattttaactAAAATAGATTATTTGTTGGGAAATTATTTCAGGCATgttaaattttgaagataaaatttttaattgaaatttaatctttattatgattatttgaagacttcaagtcaagtcaaaagtttattaaATATAGCAAAGGCAACCGGCCCAAAATACACAACATATATATGGTAAGTGCTTCAAATCAAATagttgtgatcccacaaaatatacatacactGATTAAGTTGAAATACATATTCACAGATTCTGCATACAGTTAACTAGCAAAATATGTTAATATAGTAGTTGTATAGGCTGTtgaatatcatttttgaaaaaagttgagTATAGACTcgtcaaacattatttaaaagcttCTCAAGATACAGTGCTGTTCGGTATAATACTTTTTCATTATCCgagctaagtatgttataaaaacgtTGTAAacttctgtcagatgaataccaGTTTAGAAGATAATGATATGAAGAGCTATTCTACCCACCTTGAATAAAGTTTTGCATCCAAATTTATTTCTCAGGGGAGCACCATTGTCCGATTGACACACATCTAATTTGTACAGAGGTTGTTGCTTTCAAGATGTTAATTAAGCATAGTAACATAATCAAAGTTTAGAGGTCAATGGTCAAAACAGCTGAAAttcatgtccgctccatattgtGTAAACCGCTTAGTACGgtttcataaaactaacatcagttGTTCACGTCACCAAGATGAAGTGCAGAGTGCACAACTCAGGTCACTACaaccaaggtcacacttgggaggtcaaatgtcaaataacTTAACttcatgtctgctccatatcttcttaactgtTTGGAAGGTTTCCATAATTTTATAATCAGTACCATTTGTTAGCCTCATCAAGACAGTGTGTAGAGTGTACAAGTCTAGTTGCAaggtccaagatcaaggtcacactcaaatagctaaattaaatttaattatttaagctgcttaaatatttttcatgaaatgaaagtcATTTGTTTACCACATCTAAATGAAGGCAGATTCACAAAAGATGAACAATGACGAGAATGATAAGTCAGTGTCAATTCCTCAATGTCTGAATTATTCCCGGTGTAAACAAAAGCAGAATTCATCCTAGTCGCTGATTTGGATGTAATAAACATATCAAATTTTGTTAATCAGTTGATGACTGAATATTCGTTTAGAAGGTTCACctaatattcgaataccaaaagtGCTATTTTTTTGCCATCCCTAGTACATATGCTAAACTTCTCCTTTACACAGTGTATGCTACACTTCTCCTTTACACAGTGTATGCTACACTTTTCCTTTACACAGTGTGATTCATTTGCAGAATGGATTGAAGAATGATGATCAGTTGTTGATAGTAATATATTATCAGTATGATCATACAGTACTTGTAGTTGGCATACAAAAAAAGGTCAGTTTATGGGTTATGATGTACTAGTGTATAATGATTTGGGATTGTCAGCAGTTAATTGTGGGAATTGAATTTCACTTATGATGACAAGTTATGGTAGATTGAAATATGTGTTACAGATAAATAACCATTTACTTTTCCAATATATGTGcaaatttaccttaaattttaCCTGTGACTGTTACGTGCTGAAGCTATTAAGTTTTCATGTATTCCACGTCCAGTGTATTTCTGCAATACTTTGTAGCAGCTAAATCGACCATGGTATTGTAAGTGTGAAATACAGTGTTCGGGAATGATACTAGGATTCCATACAAATATAGTGTGAAACGTTTTAActatatatgaataaagaacaaaatacatTAGTTTTGTGCTGAGCCCACTGTGTTTGCAAATGCACTAGATAGCCTTACAAATTTTATGAATGGTCACTTCATTCAACTGTTGTGAAGACATTACCAGAAAAATTCCTCTttaatttttgatgaaaaaaattgtgttcctgtcatttgttaactaaatgttttgtttactaCAGTTGGGTAGGTCTTGTGAGTAAAAACTATGAGATTGAACGAGCTTGTGTAGAGATGGAGAAAGAATTGGCAGAACTTGAAAAACAGAAAAAGGTAATGTGTATTGTCCATAGTTTTTTCATCATCTATCACAGAATCAAAATCCATTTGTATTGATTATTAATCAGGGCTTTTTCTCCTTCTAAAATAGAGGCCCAAATTTGGTGGCTTCCCAATCCAAAAACATACTTTAATTTCCCAATTTTAGGGAATAATTCCCCAAAATCCCcagtttcaaacaaaatcttGCTTGAATTTCCTAAAATTAACAGGCTACAGCTTCTTCCCAAAACCAGGAAAAAATGCCTTGTTAATAGAACATTAAACCAATATTATATGGCAATAAAAGGCTTTAACATGTAATATGGACCAGAACGGAGCCAAGATCAGTACCATATTTCTTTTTGTCACACTGCTCAGTCAATAACTGGCATATTGACAAAATAGTCAGGATTTATTTTGTCATGCTTCACTGACTGAAGGTTAAATTTTATCATATTGTAATATTGCCAAAAACAATACAAGGACAGTGTCATGGAAATTATGTCCCACTTTAAATCTTGCCTTTAGCCATAATACATCAGCATCtattatacatgtacagtttAATGGACTGGATGATgtcacattaaataaagaagaacATCATGCAAAGGAGGAATGATATTTCCTTTTATTATCAGCTAGCCTAACCTGAACAAAGGGTTCAGGGTCAGCTATAAGTATAGGCAGATGGTCTGGCATCCTGCGTCCATTGTCAACAAGTTACTTAAACAGCTTCACTGAaagtactggtcagaattacaccaaacttggtctgtagcatcctggcaaggtcccTTCTCAAGTTTATACAAATGTAGGCACTTAGGGTTGCtaccgctagagctaaaattagacaAAACCTTTAAGAAACttattctcatgaaccacttgttagatcttcatcaaacttgatctgttgcatcattgtaaggtcctctcacaATATTGTTCAAAGGAGGGtagttggccccttttaggggctgctagagctaaaaatagaaaagcctttaaACTACTTCTGTCTCATGAATTGCTagctggatcttcatcaaacttggtctgtagcatcagttTACAGTCTTCTCACAAATTTAttaaatgggggcacttagccccttctaggggccactagagctaaaaatagaacctTTTAATGACTACTCCTCATaaactgctggatggatcttaAACATGGTCTGTAGAATCATTGTAAGGCCCTCTCTCAATTTAGATTAAATGAGGGCAATTAGCCCCTCTTAGGAGTGGCTAGAGTTATGAAACACTTTAATATagcctcttctcatgaaccgcttga
It includes:
- the LOC123526564 gene encoding pre-mRNA-splicing factor SPF27-like; protein product: MAGEVVVDALPYFDQGYDETGVRDAALALVEEETRRYRPTKNYLEYLPSAQYNQFETEIMKTEFERLQTRLPMEMMNMKRYELPQPPAGKMTDVSAWNECVENSQAQLEHQALRILNLDLLQDYGSNAWKNYNDTLVKLLEQAQKQLADLKKKIQEINWQRKNEQTEAGAKLKDLENSWVGLVSKNYEIERACVEMEKELAELEKQKKTKR